From a single Planctellipticum variicoloris genomic region:
- a CDS encoding PQQ-dependent sugar dehydrogenase: protein MQRFFLTAAILCLATASRAADPDTSALPLQVVPAFPSLEFTGWEFEQNGKIAPIRPILLTHAGDGSNRLFVPTEQGTIHVFDNSPSAKSTRIFMDLSSKVSYKDNENEEGFLGMAFHPKFKENGYFFVYYTTKDAPHTSVISRFTANADRTQADPKSEVEIMRIPQPFWNHNGGTLCFGPDGYLYIGLGDGGAGNDPLNNGQNLQTWLGSILRIDIDKKDGSKNYAIPADNPFIGRVANKALIALPEIWAYGLRNVWRMSFDRETGDFWVADVGQNLWEEINIVTKAGNYGWNLREGLHPFAPNGEGEHPTLIDPIWEYHHDIGKSITGGHVYRGKALPELTGHYLYADYVSGLIWALKYDKAAKNVVANRTIPITEKLPIVSFGEDEAGEVYFTAVSPKGNGIYKFQKAKK, encoded by the coding sequence ATGCAACGTTTCTTCCTGACCGCCGCCATCCTGTGTCTCGCGACGGCGAGCCGGGCTGCTGATCCCGACACTTCGGCCCTGCCACTCCAAGTCGTTCCTGCATTTCCCAGCCTGGAGTTCACCGGCTGGGAGTTCGAGCAGAACGGCAAGATCGCCCCGATCCGCCCGATCCTGCTCACGCATGCGGGCGACGGTTCGAACCGGTTGTTCGTCCCGACCGAACAGGGGACGATTCACGTCTTCGACAATTCTCCCTCCGCAAAGTCCACCCGGATCTTCATGGATCTCTCTTCCAAGGTGTCCTATAAGGACAACGAGAACGAAGAGGGCTTTCTGGGAATGGCCTTCCACCCCAAATTCAAGGAGAACGGCTACTTCTTCGTGTACTACACGACAAAGGACGCTCCGCATACGTCGGTAATCTCGCGGTTCACGGCGAATGCCGACCGGACGCAGGCCGATCCGAAGTCGGAAGTCGAGATCATGCGGATTCCGCAGCCGTTCTGGAATCACAACGGCGGGACGCTCTGCTTCGGACCGGACGGCTACCTCTACATCGGCCTGGGCGATGGCGGCGCCGGCAACGATCCGTTGAACAACGGGCAGAACCTGCAGACCTGGCTCGGTTCGATCCTGCGGATCGACATCGACAAAAAGGACGGCAGCAAGAACTACGCCATTCCCGCAGATAACCCGTTTATCGGCCGCGTGGCGAACAAGGCGTTGATCGCCCTGCCGGAGATCTGGGCTTACGGGCTCCGCAACGTCTGGCGGATGTCATTCGACCGCGAGACGGGCGACTTCTGGGTGGCCGACGTCGGTCAGAATCTCTGGGAAGAGATTAACATCGTCACAAAGGCCGGGAACTACGGCTGGAATCTCCGCGAGGGACTCCACCCATTCGCTCCGAACGGCGAAGGGGAGCATCCGACGCTTATCGACCCGATCTGGGAATACCACCACGATATCGGCAAGTCGATCACCGGCGGCCACGTCTACCGCGGCAAGGCTCTGCCCGAGCTGACCGGCCACTACCTGTACGCCGACTATGTCTCGGGACTGATCTGGGCGCTCAAGTACGATAAGGCCGCGAAGAATGTCGTGGCCAACCGGACGATTCCCATCACCGAAAAGCTGCCGATCGTCAGCTTCGGCGAGGACGAAGCGGGGGAAGTTTACTTCACTGCGGTCAGTCCGAAGGGGAACGGGATCTACAAGTTCCAGAAGGCGAAGAAGTAG
- a CDS encoding sugar phosphate isomerase/epimerase family protein has product MSGLDRRRFLQTAALAAAAAVVPAGRLFAQQKPPLYQISLAQWSLHRTFFDKKADPMDFAKITKEQFGIDAVEYVNQFYKDKKHDDATLKELKQRADDAGVKSLLIMCDGEGQLGDADEKKRYQAVENHYRWVEWAKYLGCHSIRVNAASSGSYYEQIQRAADGLRKLAEFGATHGIGVIVENHGGLSSNGSWLASVMRTVDNPNCGTLPDFGNFRVAGPKIQYDRYQGVADLMPFAKGVSAKSHDFDDQGNETSTDYRKIMEIVLSFGYRGYVGIEYEGSTLPEAEGIQLTKKLLETVRTELS; this is encoded by the coding sequence ATGTCCGGTCTCGATCGTCGTCGTTTCCTCCAGACGGCCGCACTGGCTGCCGCCGCTGCCGTTGTTCCCGCCGGGCGCCTGTTCGCCCAGCAGAAGCCGCCGCTCTACCAGATTTCGCTCGCTCAGTGGTCGCTGCACCGGACCTTCTTTGACAAGAAGGCCGACCCGATGGACTTCGCGAAGATCACGAAGGAGCAGTTTGGCATTGATGCGGTCGAGTACGTGAACCAGTTCTACAAGGACAAGAAGCACGACGACGCGACGCTGAAGGAGCTGAAGCAGCGGGCCGACGACGCCGGCGTCAAGAGTCTGCTGATCATGTGCGACGGCGAAGGCCAGCTCGGCGACGCCGACGAGAAGAAGCGGTACCAGGCCGTGGAAAACCACTACCGCTGGGTCGAGTGGGCCAAGTACCTCGGCTGCCATTCGATCCGCGTGAACGCGGCCAGCAGCGGGTCCTACTACGAGCAGATTCAGCGGGCGGCCGACGGATTGCGGAAGCTGGCCGAGTTCGGCGCGACCCACGGCATTGGCGTGATCGTCGAGAACCACGGCGGCCTTTCGTCCAACGGCTCGTGGCTCGCCTCGGTGATGCGCACGGTCGACAACCCGAATTGCGGAACGCTGCCCGACTTCGGCAACTTCCGCGTGGCGGGACCCAAGATTCAGTACGACCGATACCAGGGAGTCGCCGATCTGATGCCGTTCGCCAAGGGGGTCAGCGCCAAGTCGCACGACTTCGACGATCAGGGGAATGAAACGAGCACCGACTACCGCAAGATAATGGAGATCGTCCTCTCGTTCGGTTACCGCGGCTATGTCGGCATCGAGTACGAGGGAAGCACGCTCCCCGAAGCGGAAGGGATCCAGCTCACGAAAAAACTGCTGGAAACCGTCCGCACCGAATTGTCCTGA
- a CDS encoding acyl-CoA thioesterase, protein MLTEHEIEIRVRYCETDAMGFLHHGNHVNFYEMGRTELLRAQGGNYREIEESGLFLVVVKLVCNYHSPARYDDLLRVVTRVEKVSAAKIEHSYRMFRGDTLIASATSILACVDREGRVQRIPESLGDRTP, encoded by the coding sequence ATGTTGACCGAGCACGAGATCGAGATCCGCGTCCGTTACTGCGAAACCGACGCGATGGGTTTTCTGCACCACGGCAACCACGTCAACTTCTACGAGATGGGACGGACCGAACTTCTGCGGGCTCAAGGGGGAAACTACCGCGAGATCGAGGAGTCCGGGCTGTTTCTGGTCGTCGTGAAGCTCGTCTGCAACTACCACTCTCCGGCCCGATACGACGACCTCCTCCGCGTAGTCACGCGCGTTGAGAAGGTTTCCGCCGCCAAGATCGAGCATTCGTACCGCATGTTCCGCGGCGACACCCTGATCGCCTCCGCCACCAGCATCCTGGCCTGCGTCGATCGCGAAGGGCGCGTCCAGCGGATTCCCGAATCGCTCGGCGATCGGACTCCTTGA
- a CDS encoding amidophosphoribosyltransferase: MADLFHECGVAAVYHLPGKPPSRLLPANKGPDQASRLIPRLLLEIQNRGQLAAGMTSYNPVRNQLIDTHKDVGSVTEVFHLNRQAEYEKLMSDYSGHAAIGHVRYATCGKDDRSYAQPFERHHIEKSKWFGFAFNGQLANYMELREEILSKNNFHLARETDTEILMHLICQQLSGTRTPTLLELLAGLSDRLDGAYNVVFLDALGRMLVARDPLGIRPLCFATDGSLFVAASESVALANIGFRDSDIHSLPPGHAILIEDGEVQIRQFAESPRHAHCFFEWIYFANVASSLDDRSVYMTRKRLGEELAAQELITIDKSDTVVVPVPDTAKAAADAMAFALGIPSVEGLIRNRYLGRTFIEGANRADKVRMKFTPLPEVMEGKRVILVEDSIVRSTTLKSLVSQVRERGRAKEIHVRVACPPIISPCFYGIDMSTVEELFAPKFLENGELTLESEAQMARALGADSLRYLRRDSIPRSIGMAGESLCQACIDGHYPTACGRRLYQLAVDDVAGTVGDSPNGRIFDRNALGVRT; this comes from the coding sequence ATGGCTGACCTGTTTCACGAGTGCGGAGTTGCCGCGGTCTACCACTTGCCGGGCAAGCCGCCCAGCCGGTTGCTGCCGGCGAACAAGGGGCCGGACCAGGCGTCGCGACTGATTCCCAGACTGCTGCTGGAGATTCAGAACCGGGGGCAGCTCGCCGCGGGGATGACCTCCTACAATCCCGTCCGCAATCAGCTCATCGACACCCACAAGGATGTCGGTTCCGTGACCGAGGTGTTTCACCTCAATCGGCAGGCCGAATACGAAAAGCTGATGTCCGACTATTCGGGCCATGCGGCGATCGGTCACGTCCGCTATGCGACCTGCGGCAAAGACGACCGCAGCTACGCTCAGCCGTTCGAGCGGCATCACATCGAAAAGTCCAAGTGGTTCGGCTTTGCCTTCAACGGGCAGCTCGCCAATTACATGGAACTGCGGGAGGAGATTCTCTCGAAGAATAATTTCCATCTGGCTCGCGAGACCGACACTGAAATCCTGATGCACCTGATCTGCCAGCAGCTTTCCGGCACCCGCACGCCGACGCTGCTGGAACTGCTCGCCGGGCTCAGCGATCGACTGGACGGCGCCTACAACGTCGTGTTTCTGGACGCCCTGGGGCGGATGCTCGTCGCCCGCGATCCGCTCGGTATCCGACCGCTCTGTTTCGCAACCGACGGCTCGCTGTTTGTCGCGGCGAGCGAGAGCGTGGCCCTGGCCAACATCGGATTCCGCGACTCAGACATTCACAGCCTGCCGCCCGGTCACGCAATCCTGATCGAAGACGGCGAAGTACAGATCCGCCAGTTTGCGGAGTCGCCGCGACACGCCCACTGCTTCTTCGAATGGATTTACTTCGCCAACGTCGCCAGTTCCCTCGACGACCGCAGCGTTTACATGACCCGCAAACGGCTGGGCGAAGAGCTGGCGGCGCAGGAGCTGATCACAATCGACAAGTCGGACACGGTGGTCGTCCCGGTTCCGGATACCGCCAAAGCCGCGGCGGATGCGATGGCCTTTGCGCTGGGCATTCCGTCCGTCGAAGGTCTGATCCGCAACCGGTATCTCGGACGGACGTTTATCGAAGGGGCCAACCGGGCCGACAAAGTGCGGATGAAGTTCACGCCCCTGCCGGAGGTGATGGAGGGGAAACGCGTGATTCTGGTGGAGGACAGCATCGTCCGTTCGACCACGCTCAAGAGCCTGGTTTCGCAGGTCCGCGAACGCGGTCGGGCGAAGGAGATCCACGTCCGCGTGGCCTGCCCGCCGATCATTTCGCCCTGCTTCTACGGCATCGACATGTCGACGGTCGAAGAGCTGTTCGCTCCGAAATTCCTGGAGAACGGCGAGCTGACGCTGGAGTCCGAAGCTCAGATGGCCCGCGCCCTTGGTGCGGACTCGCTCCGCTATCTGCGCCGTGATTCCATTCCTCGCAGCATCGGCATGGCGGGGGAATCGCTCTGCCAGGCCTGCATCGACGGACACTACCCTACCGCGTGCGGCCGCCGGCTCTATCAGCTTGCCGTTGACGATGTGGCCGGCACCGTCGGCGACTCGCCGAACGGCAGGATTTTCGACCGCAATGCCCTGGGCGTGCGGACCTGA
- the tsaE gene encoding tRNA (adenosine(37)-N6)-threonylcarbamoyltransferase complex ATPase subunit type 1 TsaE: MTAPASIIRTISSEDAMRQLGEGLAAHLSAGQVLALSGELGAGKTRLTQGLACGLGIPVDEVTSPTFTLIQEYSGRLTVRHCDVYRLRHPGEFADLGLDELFARDGVAIIEWADRVADELPRDRLDIRIEVTGELERQVVLTARGKASQRLLDAAFPPERLTD, encoded by the coding sequence ATGACCGCCCCAGCTTCAATCATCAGGACGATTTCCAGCGAAGACGCGATGCGCCAACTGGGCGAAGGCCTCGCGGCGCATCTTTCGGCAGGACAAGTTCTTGCGCTCTCCGGAGAGCTGGGCGCCGGCAAAACTCGATTGACTCAAGGGCTGGCCTGCGGCCTGGGGATTCCGGTCGACGAAGTGACCAGCCCGACCTTCACGCTGATTCAGGAATATTCCGGTCGGCTGACCGTCCGGCACTGCGATGTCTACCGCCTCCGGCACCCCGGCGAGTTTGCCGATCTCGGTCTCGACGAGCTGTTCGCCCGCGACGGCGTCGCAATCATCGAATGGGCGGATCGCGTGGCGGACGAACTTCCGCGCGACCGGCTCGACATCCGCATCGAAGTCACGGGTGAACTCGAACGACAAGTGGTGCTGACGGCTCGTGGCAAAGCGTCGCAACGACTGCTCGACGCGGCCTTCCCCCCAGAGCGGCTGACGGACTAA